In Paracoccus methylovorus, a genomic segment contains:
- a CDS encoding S-(hydroxymethyl)glutathione dehydrogenase/class III alcohol dehydrogenase, which produces MRTRAAVALEAGKPLEIMEVNLEGPKAGEVMVEIKATGICHTDEFTLSGADPEGLFPSILGHEGAGVVVEVGPGVTSVKPGDHVIPLYTPECRQCASCLSGKTNLCTAIRATQGQGLMPDGTTRFSMLDGTPIYHYMGCSTFSNYTVLPEIAVAKVREDAPFDKICYIGCGVTTGIGAVINTAKVEIGAKAVVFGLGGIGLNVLQGLRLAGADMIIGVDLNDDKKPMAEHFGMTHFINPKNCENVVQEIVNLTKTPFDQIGGADYSFDCTGNVKVMRDALECTHRGWGQSIIIGVAPAGAEISTRPFQLVTGRVWKGTAFGGARGRTDVPQIVNWYMDGKIEIDPMITHTLKLDDINKGFDLMHSGESIRSVVLY; this is translated from the coding sequence ATGAGAACCCGTGCAGCCGTCGCACTGGAAGCCGGTAAGCCGCTGGAGATCATGGAGGTCAACCTCGAAGGTCCCAAGGCCGGCGAAGTGATGGTCGAAATCAAGGCCACCGGCATCTGCCACACCGACGAATTCACGCTGTCGGGCGCGGACCCCGAGGGGCTGTTTCCCTCGATCCTGGGCCATGAGGGCGCGGGCGTGGTGGTCGAGGTCGGCCCCGGCGTCACCTCGGTCAAGCCGGGCGATCATGTCATCCCGCTTTATACGCCCGAGTGCCGTCAATGCGCGTCCTGCCTGTCGGGCAAGACCAACCTTTGCACCGCGATCCGTGCGACCCAAGGGCAGGGGCTGATGCCCGATGGCACCACGCGCTTTTCCATGCTGGATGGCACCCCAATCTATCACTACATGGGCTGCTCGACATTTTCGAACTACACCGTGCTGCCGGAAATCGCGGTGGCCAAGGTTCGCGAGGACGCGCCTTTCGACAAGATCTGCTATATCGGCTGCGGCGTGACCACCGGCATCGGCGCGGTGATCAACACCGCCAAGGTCGAGATCGGGGCCAAGGCGGTCGTCTTTGGTCTGGGCGGTATCGGGCTTAATGTGCTGCAGGGTCTGCGGCTGGCCGGCGCGGACATGATCATCGGCGTCGATCTGAACGACGACAAGAAACCGATGGCCGAGCATTTCGGCATGACGCATTTCATCAACCCGAAGAATTGCGAAAACGTGGTGCAGGAAATCGTCAACCTGACCAAGACGCCCTTCGACCAGATCGGCGGTGCGGATTACAGCTTTGACTGCACCGGCAACGTCAAGGTGATGCGCGACGCGCTGGAATGCACCCATCGCGGCTGGGGCCAGTCGATCATCATCGGCGTGGCGCCCGCCGGCGCCGAGATCAGCACCCGTCCGTTCCAGCTTGTCACCGGCCGGGTCTGGAAGGGCACGGCATTCGGCGGCGCCCGCGGCCGCACCGATGTGCCGCAGATCGTCAACTGGTACATGGACGGCAAGATCGAGATCGATCCGATGATCACCCACACGCTGAAGCTCGACGACATCAACAAGGGCTTCGACCTGATGCATTCGGGGGAATCCATCCGCTCGGTCGTGCTTTACTGA
- the gfa gene encoding S-(hydroxymethyl)glutathione synthase, with the protein MVDTSGVKIHPAVDNGIKPATPGFSGGTLHCKCSTNPVRVAVRAQTAHNHVCGCTKCWKPEGAIFSQVAVVGRDAIEVLEGAEKLAVVNAEAPIQRHRCRDCGVHMYGRIENKDHPFYGLDFVHTELSDEGGWSAPEFAAFVSSIIESGVDPSRMDAIRARLRELGLEPYDALSPPLMDAIATHIAKRSGALAA; encoded by the coding sequence ATGGTGGATACATCAGGGGTGAAAATTCATCCTGCAGTCGACAACGGCATCAAGCCGGCCACACCCGGGTTTTCGGGCGGCACGCTGCATTGCAAGTGCAGCACCAATCCGGTCCGCGTCGCGGTCCGCGCGCAGACTGCGCATAACCATGTCTGCGGCTGCACCAAGTGCTGGAAGCCCGAAGGGGCGATCTTTTCGCAGGTGGCGGTCGTAGGCCGCGACGCGATCGAGGTGCTGGAAGGCGCCGAGAAGCTTGCGGTGGTGAATGCCGAGGCCCCGATCCAGCGCCATCGCTGCCGGGATTGCGGCGTGCACATGTATGGCCGGATCGAGAACAAGGATCATCCGTTCTACGGGCTGGACTTCGTTCATACCGAACTGTCCGACGAAGGCGGCTGGTCGGCGCCGGAATTTGCGGCATTCGTCAGCTCGATCATCGAATCGGGGGTCGATCCCAGCCGCATGGATGCGATCCGCGCCAGATTGCGCGAACTGGGGCTGGAACCCTATGATGCGCTTTCGCCGCCGCTTATGGATGCGATCGCCACTCATATCGCCAAACGCTCCGGCGCTCTTGCGGCCTGA